A region of Pelagicoccus sp. SDUM812003 DNA encodes the following proteins:
- a CDS encoding SDR family NAD(P)-dependent oxidoreductase, translating to MSQTSRANEKDSRYGLAIISGGSSGIGKSIIELLGNLGTAHRVFNLSRKKPAHFTNDKRRLHLECDLGDRAKRKQAFSSLEHEIDQSPESGPILLINNAGFGLYGEIGDQSPERHLELLEVNICALVELTTRLLPRIKQRGGSIMNIASTSAFQPTPYLSTYGASKAFVLNWTLALNQELKGSGASAHALCPGPTRTEFFDRAGLSKIPGGFSQSPEEVAKVALSMIEKGQSYRVPGLLNKLAVLATSLLPPATRTALAASVLKRWRSTSSSNR from the coding sequence ATGTCCCAAACATCCAGAGCAAACGAAAAGGACTCTAGATACGGCCTCGCCATCATTTCAGGGGGCTCTTCTGGGATTGGAAAATCAATCATCGAACTGTTGGGTAATTTAGGAACGGCTCATCGAGTTTTCAATCTTTCTCGGAAAAAACCGGCCCATTTTACAAACGACAAACGGAGGCTTCACCTTGAGTGCGATCTAGGTGATCGCGCCAAGAGAAAGCAGGCGTTCTCCTCCCTGGAGCATGAGATAGACCAATCGCCGGAGAGCGGACCGATTCTCCTGATAAACAACGCGGGATTCGGCCTTTACGGTGAAATAGGAGACCAATCTCCGGAACGTCACCTGGAGCTTCTAGAGGTAAACATCTGCGCCTTGGTCGAACTAACGACTCGCCTCCTGCCTAGAATTAAGCAGCGTGGCGGATCGATCATGAACATCGCCTCCACCTCCGCATTTCAGCCCACGCCCTACCTCTCCACATACGGGGCGAGCAAAGCCTTCGTGCTCAACTGGACCCTTGCGCTCAACCAGGAGCTCAAGGGCTCTGGAGCCTCCGCCCACGCCCTTTGTCCAGGCCCCACACGCACCGAGTTCTTCGATCGGGCGGGACTCTCGAAAATCCCCGGCGGCTTTTCCCAAAGCCCCGAGGAGGTGGCCAAAGTCGCCCTTTCCATGATCGAGAAAGGACAGAGCTACCGCGTCCCTGGCCTGCTGAACAAGCTGGCCGTCCTCGCTACCAGCCTGCTTCCGCCCGCAACGCGAACGGCGCTCGCGGCCAGCGTACTCAAACGCTGGCGGTCCACCTCTAGCTCAAACCGCTGA
- the raiA gene encoding ribosome-associated translation inhibitor RaiA, whose product MYTDNNHDLIITGIHMDLTESIKQGVRDKVERLFRHEERIIRVKVELECDYGKGGKEHEFTAKGHIEINGPSLNVSVSDPDCYKAVDLLVDKLDRMLRRRSRLQRVKRKDTHDVEIPASLPKV is encoded by the coding sequence ATGTACACTGATAACAACCACGATCTGATCATCACCGGCATCCACATGGACCTGACTGAGTCAATCAAGCAAGGCGTAAGGGATAAGGTGGAGCGACTTTTCAGGCATGAAGAGCGCATCATTCGGGTCAAGGTTGAACTGGAATGCGACTATGGCAAGGGCGGCAAGGAACACGAGTTCACCGCCAAGGGACACATAGAAATCAACGGGCCGAGCCTGAACGTCTCGGTTTCCGACCCGGATTGCTACAAGGCGGTCGATCTGCTAGTGGACAAGCTTGATCGAATGTTGAGACGCCGCTCCCGCTTGCAGCGAGTGAAGCGAAAAGACACTCACGATGTCGAGATTCCAGCGAGCCTGCCGAAGGTTTAG
- a CDS encoding class I SAM-dependent methyltransferase — protein sequence MILADSWEDYEILECGEGMKKERWGDIVLVRPDPQVIWPLSSRDWGKYDAYYHRSSKGGGNWDFRKALPESWTIRYKDRRFKIRPTSFKHTGLFPEQAVNWDWCANIISQTKKPFKVLNLFGYTGGATVAAASAGAEVCHVDAAKGMVAWCRENAALSNLSDAPIRYIVDDCMKFVDREIRRGNRYHGIIMDPPSYGRGSKGEVWQFERDLYGLLQKCAQIFDPSGRFFLVNAYTTGISPTVVGNLLREAMAEFSGEVTSGEVGIPITGSLNTLPCGLYARWQRPA from the coding sequence ATGATTCTAGCGGACAGCTGGGAAGACTACGAAATACTCGAATGCGGCGAAGGCATGAAAAAGGAGCGATGGGGGGACATCGTTTTGGTGCGCCCCGACCCGCAGGTCATCTGGCCTCTATCGAGTCGAGACTGGGGCAAGTACGACGCCTACTACCACCGCAGCTCCAAAGGCGGGGGCAATTGGGACTTTCGCAAAGCCCTGCCCGAAAGCTGGACCATCCGATACAAGGACCGGCGATTCAAGATTCGCCCCACCAGCTTCAAGCACACTGGGCTTTTTCCTGAGCAGGCCGTCAACTGGGACTGGTGCGCGAACATCATATCCCAGACGAAAAAGCCCTTCAAAGTGCTCAACCTTTTTGGATACACCGGAGGAGCGACGGTGGCGGCCGCTTCCGCCGGGGCTGAGGTCTGCCACGTGGACGCCGCCAAAGGCATGGTCGCCTGGTGTCGCGAAAACGCGGCCTTGAGCAATCTGTCCGACGCCCCGATTCGCTACATCGTGGACGATTGCATGAAGTTCGTGGACCGCGAGATTCGGCGGGGCAATCGCTACCATGGCATCATTATGGATCCGCCATCCTACGGGCGCGGCAGCAAAGGCGAAGTCTGGCAGTTCGAGCGCGACCTCTACGGCCTGCTGCAGAAATGCGCCCAGATCTTCGACCCCAGCGGAAGATTCTTTCTCGTAAACGCCTACACCACCGGCATCTCGCCAACCGTAGTGGGAAACCTGCTACGAGAAGCCATGGCCGAGTTTTCGGGCGAAGTCACTTCAGGCGAGGTTGGCATACCGATCACCGGCTCGCTCAACACTCTGCCCTGCGGCCTCTACGCGCGTTGGCAGCGTCCAGCCTAG
- a CDS encoding RNA pseudouridine synthase — MPATEWGWLVTPDELEEWILQNDEHVLLVNKPALLVCHPSKNGPWSSLAGACREYLDSVRSHLVSRLDRETSGIVLFAKHRLKARHLQMALERRKVDKTYLAIMEGELKAEILVDEPLGPDTRSIVHSKTTVRYDGRKQAAQTRYTPLHSNGRYTLAKVDPITGRKHQIRAHALHLGHSIVGDKLYGPDEGLFLDFIEDGWTDKMASILPINRHALHAYRMTFHLEDGVETYTAPLTDDLREFCFQRLDLDAQRLDGLIEAL, encoded by the coding sequence ATGCCCGCTACGGAATGGGGATGGCTCGTCACGCCCGACGAGCTCGAAGAATGGATCCTGCAAAACGACGAGCATGTGCTGCTGGTGAACAAGCCGGCCCTCCTGGTTTGCCATCCGTCTAAAAACGGCCCTTGGTCCTCCCTCGCAGGCGCCTGTCGCGAATACTTGGATTCGGTTCGCTCTCACCTCGTATCCCGCCTGGATCGCGAGACCAGCGGCATCGTCCTATTCGCCAAGCACCGCCTCAAGGCCCGTCACCTGCAAATGGCCCTGGAACGGCGAAAGGTGGACAAGACCTACCTGGCGATCATGGAGGGGGAGCTGAAAGCGGAAATTCTAGTGGACGAGCCGCTCGGCCCGGATACCCGCAGCATCGTGCACAGCAAGACCACCGTTCGCTACGACGGACGCAAGCAAGCCGCCCAAACGCGCTACACGCCGCTGCACAGCAATGGACGCTACACCTTGGCGAAAGTCGATCCCATCACCGGTCGCAAGCACCAGATCAGAGCCCACGCCTTGCACCTCGGCCACAGCATCGTCGGCGACAAGCTCTACGGGCCGGACGAGGGCTTGTTTCTCGATTTCATCGAGGACGGCTGGACGGACAAGATGGCGTCCATCCTACCGATCAATCGCCACGCCCTGCACGCCTATCGCATGACCTTCCACCTCGAGGACGGCGTGGAAACCTACACCGCTCCGCTCACCGACGATCTGCGAGAGTTCTGTTTCCAGCGCCTCGATCTCGACGCGCAGCGACTCGACGGCCTGATCGAAGCCCTTTGA
- the lptE gene encoding LPS assembly lipoprotein LptE — MPRIAVLFWALTLLSLSGCASYQLGSSTDLPYSVIRIDTPKNLTELAQVEAPLNAALREAVSRSATLQLNEGQRYDALLETTVIEAKREIAGVQSEDVGRGRKFELRITVSLSLRSSSQPDRFFIRDRQFEIRQDVYSDSGLVEAEYQAMPEISREIAERAVEIIEDLW, encoded by the coding sequence ATGCCTCGCATCGCCGTTCTATTCTGGGCTCTGACCCTCCTGTCGCTCTCTGGCTGCGCTAGCTACCAGCTCGGAAGTTCGACAGACCTGCCCTACTCCGTCATCAGGATCGACACGCCCAAGAACCTGACGGAACTGGCCCAAGTGGAAGCCCCGCTCAATGCGGCGCTGCGCGAGGCCGTCAGCAGAAGCGCCACCCTCCAACTCAACGAAGGCCAACGCTACGACGCCCTGCTCGAGACCACCGTGATCGAAGCGAAACGCGAAATCGCCGGCGTTCAGTCCGAAGACGTAGGACGCGGACGAAAGTTCGAGCTGCGCATCACCGTTTCCCTCTCGCTGCGCTCGTCCAGCCAGCCGGACCGTTTTTTCATCCGCGATCGGCAGTTCGAAATCCGACAGGATGTCTACAGCGATTCCGGCCTCGTAGAAGCGGAGTACCAAGCGATGCCGGAAATCAGCCGCGAAATCGCGGAGCGCGCCGTCGAAATCATCGAAGACCTTTGGTAG
- a CDS encoding polyphosphate kinase 2 codes for MPRQDFVKSKFFDFYRNIDYSSYKQEKERLQIELLKLQHWVFENNKRVAIVFEGRDAAGKGSSIKRFIEYMMPKHFRVVELGIPTPSESKYWFRRYEKHFPEPGEIVFFDRSWYNRAMIEPTMGYCKRSQYRYFMSKVLDWEEKHIDNGLILIKLYLSVDKETQLVRFEERQRDPLKYWKYSKNDEKVREYWDVLTKYKNQMFERTSSNKSPWVVIGSNNKLEARLKSMLYVLSVIDYDGGNKFVPLAKTEKRVRYSITIEGVQFNNLNYRQFKLLETLNDLYNA; via the coding sequence ATGCCGCGCCAAGACTTCGTAAAGAGCAAGTTCTTCGATTTCTACCGAAACATCGACTACTCGAGCTACAAGCAAGAGAAGGAACGCCTACAAATCGAACTCTTGAAGCTGCAGCACTGGGTGTTCGAGAACAACAAGCGCGTCGCCATCGTCTTCGAAGGGCGAGATGCCGCGGGCAAGGGCTCATCCATCAAGCGCTTCATCGAATACATGATGCCCAAGCACTTTCGAGTGGTGGAGCTGGGCATCCCTACGCCCTCGGAGTCCAAGTATTGGTTTCGCCGATACGAAAAGCATTTTCCCGAGCCGGGCGAGATCGTGTTCTTCGATCGCTCCTGGTACAATAGAGCCATGATCGAGCCCACCATGGGCTACTGCAAGCGCTCCCAGTACCGGTACTTCATGAGCAAGGTTCTGGATTGGGAGGAAAAGCACATCGACAATGGTCTCATCCTGATAAAGCTCTACCTTTCCGTAGACAAGGAAACCCAGCTGGTTCGCTTCGAGGAGAGACAGCGGGATCCACTCAAGTATTGGAAGTACTCCAAAAACGACGAAAAAGTGCGCGAGTACTGGGACGTGCTCACCAAGTACAAGAACCAGATGTTCGAGCGCACGTCCTCCAACAAGAGTCCTTGGGTGGTCATCGGCTCGAACAACAAGCTGGAGGCTCGGCTCAAATCCATGCTCTACGTGCTGTCAGTCATCGACTACGATGGAGGCAACAAGTTCGTCCCGCTGGCAAAGACAGAAAAGCGCGTGCGCTACAGCATCACCATCGAAGGCGTGCAGTTCAACAACCTGAACTATCGACAGTTCAAGCTGCTGGAGACCTTGAACGACCTCTACAATGCTTGA
- a CDS encoding MFS transporter, translating to MSDSSASNPFAYSNVRRFIAFRILFNARFYYPIFTILFLDFGLSLEQFAILNSIWAVSIVCLEVPSGALADTIGRRNLVVAAAVIMVIEMLVIAFAPIGASPLLFTLFAINRILSGAAEAAASGADEALAYDTLQENGLEKKWGEVLERQMKLQSAAFVAAMSLGAILYDHQKLNGIFDFFGLPFEISKAVAIRLPIFGTLALGVAAVFVTLGMRETDSQSALGSSWSAIRESFARTLRAGRWILRTPLAFVIILSGLLFDHIVRMVLTLNSEFYRQIQLPEYSYGFIGASLALLGTVMPKLGRRLAENHGKAFNYLTLTALIAIGLWLMARFIPYWSAIPMAIVYAGIFLNGFFVSHYLNEITESSHRATVLSFKGLSFNLAYGLIGYLYASVIAGLRETSQIQELPEEEVEGALFQTVFSWFPYYFLGLAAVVFIYSAQKLKRAAD from the coding sequence ATGAGCGACTCCTCCGCCTCCAATCCCTTCGCCTATTCGAACGTTCGGCGCTTCATCGCGTTTAGAATCCTCTTCAACGCCCGTTTCTACTATCCGATCTTCACCATCCTCTTTTTGGATTTCGGACTAAGTCTCGAGCAATTCGCGATCCTCAACAGCATTTGGGCCGTCAGCATCGTTTGCCTCGAAGTGCCCTCTGGGGCCCTCGCCGACACCATCGGTCGGCGAAACCTAGTCGTCGCAGCGGCTGTGATCATGGTGATCGAGATGCTGGTCATCGCCTTCGCCCCGATCGGGGCTTCCCCGCTGCTGTTCACGCTCTTCGCCATCAATCGCATCCTTAGCGGCGCCGCGGAAGCCGCCGCTAGCGGAGCGGACGAAGCTCTCGCCTACGACACTCTGCAGGAAAACGGTCTCGAGAAAAAATGGGGAGAGGTCCTGGAGCGTCAGATGAAACTGCAGTCCGCCGCGTTCGTGGCAGCCATGAGCTTGGGAGCGATTCTCTACGATCACCAAAAGCTGAACGGCATTTTCGATTTCTTCGGATTGCCATTTGAAATCAGCAAAGCGGTCGCAATTCGACTTCCCATTTTCGGTACCCTAGCTCTCGGTGTCGCAGCCGTCTTCGTGACGCTTGGAATGAGAGAAACCGATTCGCAAAGCGCGCTGGGCTCCTCGTGGTCCGCGATACGCGAATCGTTCGCCCGCACCTTAAGAGCGGGACGCTGGATACTGAGAACGCCTTTGGCGTTTGTCATCATTCTTTCGGGACTTCTCTTCGATCATATCGTTCGAATGGTCCTCACCCTCAACAGCGAGTTCTATCGCCAAATTCAGCTGCCCGAGTACAGCTACGGCTTTATCGGCGCCTCCTTGGCCTTGCTTGGCACCGTCATGCCCAAGCTGGGTCGACGTCTCGCCGAGAACCATGGGAAAGCGTTCAACTACCTGACCCTCACCGCATTGATAGCGATCGGTCTTTGGCTGATGGCTCGATTCATACCCTACTGGAGCGCCATTCCGATGGCCATCGTCTACGCGGGCATTTTTCTAAACGGATTCTTTGTCAGCCACTACTTGAACGAGATCACCGAATCCAGTCATCGCGCCACCGTGCTGAGCTTCAAGGGGCTTTCCTTCAACCTTGCGTATGGCCTTATCGGATACCTCTACGCGAGCGTGATCGCGGGATTGAGGGAAACATCTCAAATACAGGAGCTGCCTGAGGAAGAAGTCGAAGGAGCGCTCTTTCAGACCGTCTTCTCCTGGTTCCCCTACTACTTCCTCGGTTTGGCCGCCGTCGTATTCATTTATTCAGCGCAAAAGCTGAAACGAGCAGCCGACTAG
- a CDS encoding NUDIX domain-containing protein: MLDLKRVEAAGGLTVDDQERVLFIFKDGRWDLPKGLVERKQSPEETALSEVSEETGLSAKQIKLVCELIPTSHISKYAKTKSLKTTRWFLLRYLGSESRFQPQTEEGIEHCEWIPTWDLERPLANCPARIRYLVSFWLKARRHIRGDLA, from the coding sequence ATGCTTGACCTCAAGCGAGTCGAGGCCGCTGGGGGGCTGACCGTCGACGACCAGGAACGCGTCCTTTTCATCTTCAAGGACGGCCGGTGGGACCTTCCCAAGGGATTGGTCGAGAGGAAGCAAAGCCCAGAGGAAACCGCTCTCTCCGAGGTGTCCGAGGAAACGGGCCTCTCCGCCAAGCAGATCAAGCTCGTCTGCGAACTCATCCCTACCAGCCATATTTCCAAATACGCCAAAACGAAGTCCCTCAAAACCACCCGTTGGTTTCTCCTGCGCTACCTCGGTAGCGAATCTCGGTTTCAGCCGCAGACGGAGGAAGGGATCGAGCACTGCGAGTGGATTCCGACCTGGGACCTCGAACGTCCGCTCGCCAACTGTCCAGCGCGTATCCGTTATCTGGTTTCATTTTGGCTTAAAGCTCGCCGCCACATTAGAGGCGATCTGGCCTAG
- the hpt gene encoding hypoxanthine phosphoribosyltransferase — protein MIAATPRYTEADLETILVSKEQIRKRVEELGRDLSKHFEGKDVTVVSILSGALVFTADLIRSCDFATRLDCLRAESYGNLMSADAPPRITNPLKTDISGRHVLVVDDILDSGNTLRAIIKYLSQAEPASLSTCVLLDKPSRHSSEFTADFKGFTIPDEFVVGYGLDFAERYRNLSCIGVLKKDLQKQESHA, from the coding sequence ATGATCGCCGCAACGCCTCGCTACACAGAAGCCGACCTCGAGACGATACTCGTATCGAAAGAGCAAATACGCAAAAGAGTCGAAGAGCTCGGACGCGATCTTTCCAAACATTTCGAAGGCAAGGACGTTACAGTGGTCTCCATCCTCAGCGGAGCCCTCGTCTTCACCGCGGACCTGATCCGCTCCTGCGATTTCGCCACCCGGCTGGACTGCCTGCGGGCCGAGAGCTACGGCAACCTGATGTCCGCCGATGCCCCGCCACGCATCACCAATCCCCTCAAGACCGACATCAGCGGGCGCCACGTGCTGGTGGTCGACGACATTCTCGACTCGGGAAACACCTTGCGCGCCATCATCAAGTACCTTTCCCAGGCCGAACCCGCTTCGCTCTCTACCTGCGTGCTGTTGGACAAGCCATCCCGCCATTCCAGCGAATTCACCGCCGACTTCAAAGGGTTTACCATCCCCGACGAATTCGTGGTCGGCTACGGACTCGACTTCGCCGAGCGCTACCGCAATCTTTCCTGCATCGGCGTGCTGAAGAAGGACTTGCAGAAACAGGAGTCGCACGCGTAG
- a CDS encoding tetratricopeptide repeat protein: MTHSLQIAPPARTLTLFFTLLATLFLTTLNAGEIRWSPETGYQAEELDLSGLLPEEIQQIQNWMNKARKAEEAGRYRSALKNYKKVTKRFPKSQYSPEALYRRAQIQLERNKVDKAFESFNTIAWVYPNYGSFNEILGEMYKIAVARLETHRDKILFVFPGFKNTDRAIQYFERIVSIAPYSDYAPLSLMNIAKAWSDKNSDSMTIYALDRLVTNYPNSFLTADAYLKLAQTHYGVIKGPQYDQRATEDAITFFEDFLIQYPNNENVAQAETGLSGAKNILAMSKVKMGDFYNYKRAKYDSAKVMYNEAITIAPLSEAAEMSKRRLEKIDTILAQNGEESEAVEATAPTNEEIQEKARKRAKRKLLGIF; this comes from the coding sequence ATGACTCATTCGTTACAGATAGCACCGCCCGCGCGAACCCTCACTCTTTTCTTCACCCTACTCGCAACCCTTTTTCTGACCACGCTCAACGCCGGCGAGATTCGCTGGTCCCCGGAAACCGGCTACCAGGCGGAAGAGCTAGATCTCTCCGGCCTGCTCCCTGAGGAGATCCAGCAGATTCAGAACTGGATGAACAAAGCCCGCAAAGCGGAGGAAGCAGGCCGCTACCGGTCCGCTCTTAAAAACTACAAGAAGGTCACAAAGCGCTTTCCGAAAAGCCAATACTCGCCCGAAGCGCTCTATCGACGCGCCCAGATCCAACTGGAACGCAACAAGGTCGACAAGGCCTTCGAATCCTTCAACACCATCGCCTGGGTCTACCCCAACTACGGAAGCTTCAATGAAATCCTCGGCGAGATGTACAAGATCGCCGTGGCCCGCCTGGAGACCCATCGCGACAAGATCCTGTTCGTTTTCCCAGGCTTCAAAAACACCGACCGAGCCATCCAGTACTTCGAGCGCATCGTCTCGATCGCTCCCTACAGCGACTACGCCCCCCTTTCCCTCATGAACATCGCCAAGGCTTGGTCCGACAAGAACAGCGACTCCATGACCATCTACGCCTTGGATCGACTCGTCACCAACTATCCCAACAGCTTTCTAACCGCGGACGCATACCTGAAGCTGGCCCAGACCCACTACGGCGTCATCAAAGGTCCCCAGTACGACCAACGCGCCACCGAAGACGCCATCACCTTCTTCGAGGACTTCCTGATCCAGTACCCGAACAACGAGAACGTCGCCCAAGCGGAGACCGGACTTTCTGGCGCCAAGAACATCCTGGCTATGAGCAAGGTCAAGATGGGCGATTTCTACAACTACAAGCGAGCCAAGTACGACTCGGCGAAGGTGATGTACAACGAGGCCATCACCATCGCGCCTCTCTCCGAGGCTGCCGAAATGTCGAAGAGGCGCTTGGAGAAGATCGACACCATTTTGGCCCAAAACGGCGAAGAGTCGGAAGCGGTGGAAGCCACGGCGCCGACCAACGAGGAAATCCAGGAAAAGGCTCGCAAGCGGGCCAAGCGCAAGCTGCTCGGCATTTTCTAG
- the rpe gene encoding ribulose-phosphate 3-epimerase has product MAKPILAPSMLAADHSRLAEDVLGVQAAGASWLHIDIMDGHFVPNLTFGPQTVADLRPKTSLFFDVHLMLDNPQDYVEAFVKAGADQVSIHVEPDYDIAGTLKKIKSLGARAGIVLNPPTPLEDVIPYLEQVDIVLAMTVQPGFGGQSFQEDVLKKTARLAELRKQRGLEFRIEVDGGVNQENAALCRQSGVDTLVAGTAFFKAQDRIAFLRAIETEEQS; this is encoded by the coding sequence ATGGCAAAACCGATCTTAGCTCCTTCCATGCTCGCGGCCGATCACTCGCGTTTGGCCGAAGACGTTCTCGGCGTGCAAGCCGCCGGAGCGTCTTGGCTGCATATCGACATCATGGATGGCCACTTCGTGCCGAACTTGACCTTCGGTCCTCAGACCGTCGCCGATCTGCGGCCCAAGACCTCGCTCTTCTTCGATGTTCACCTGATGCTCGACAATCCTCAGGACTACGTCGAAGCCTTCGTGAAAGCGGGCGCCGACCAAGTTTCGATCCACGTCGAGCCCGATTACGATATCGCGGGCACGCTCAAGAAGATCAAATCGCTGGGAGCCAGAGCCGGCATCGTGCTGAACCCGCCTACTCCTCTGGAAGACGTGATTCCGTATCTCGAGCAGGTCGACATCGTCTTGGCGATGACCGTGCAACCCGGCTTCGGAGGACAGTCCTTTCAAGAAGACGTGTTGAAGAAAACCGCTCGTCTGGCAGAACTTCGCAAGCAGCGTGGACTCGAATTTCGCATCGAAGTCGATGGAGGCGTGAACCAGGAGAACGCGGCGCTCTGCCGTCAATCCGGCGTGGACACGCTTGTCGCGGGCACCGCCTTTTTCAAAGCCCAAGACCGCATCGCATTTCTCAGAGCCATCGAAACCGAAGAGCAATCATGA